One genomic region from Argentina anserina chromosome 2, drPotAnse1.1, whole genome shotgun sequence encodes:
- the LOC126781976 gene encoding pre-mRNA-processing protein 40A isoform X1, whose translation MANNPQSSAAQYRPMIPAQQGQHFIPQGSQQFQPVGQGQPLQYSQQMQPYPLRPGQPGHAQPSSQALPMQYYQPRPVASVPPHSQQPAPPYNNQMPGMPYASTYMYAPPFVQPQNNVNSSSQFQPMSQEQPHAVPAAGQPWMPSSNHQAAAVVPPQQHPVQQPTSTSFPDPTVNAPNLTQPSPSDWQEHMASDGRRYYFNKSTRQSSWEKPLELMTPLERADASTVWKEYTSTDGKKYYYNKVTRESKWTIPEELKLAREQAQRELAQGTQSETTLTTHAPPTTASAEIHAGASSVGPSTSSAQHGTVSSPVAVTPISAFSNPSPMMPSGSSVASGVQSSVATGPIGVQPAVVNVSPLPASNVGSTGLSSTMINTNTKSVGNETQASQDIAGSIDGAFTQDIEEAKKGMAVAGKVNETPSEEKSIDDEPLVYASKQEAKNAFKSLLESANVLSDWTWEQAMREIINDKIYGALRTLGERKQAFNEYLGQRKKLENEERRIRQKRAREEFTKMLEESKELTSTIRWSKAVTMFENDERFKAVERARDREDLYESYIVELERKEKEIAAAEHRRNISEYREFLESCDFIKVNSQWRKVQDRLEDDERCLRLDKLDRLLIFQDYIRDLEKEEEEQKKIQKEQLRRIERKNRDEFRKILEEHAADGTLTAKTHWRDYCIKVKELPQYEAVALNTSGSTPKDLFEDVAEDLEKQFLVDKARVKDAMKQGQITMVSSWTFEEFKAAVENDIGSPSIPELNLKLAYEEILERAKEKEEKEAKKRQRIADDFHKLLHTFKEITVSSSWEDCKNLFEETQEYRSVGDEDYGKELFEEYITSLHEKAKEKERKREEEKVKKEKEREEKDKRKDKERKEKERKERSKKDETDSETIDMTDSHEHKEDTKRDKDKDRKHRKRHQSSTDDVGSDKDEKEDSKKHRHSSDRKKSRKRAYTPESDSENRHRRHKKEHRDSSRRNGGYEELEDGEVGEDGEIQ comes from the exons ATGGCGAATAACCCTCAGTCGTCAGCTGCTCAG TATCGACCGATGATACCAGCACAACAAGGACAACACTTTATTCCACAAGGCTCCCAACAGTTTCAGCCTGTGGGACAAGGTCAGCCATTGCAATATTCTCAACAAATGCAGCCGTATCCTCTCAGACCAGGTCAGCCTGGTCATGCTCAACCTTCATCACAGGCTTTACCGATGCAATATTATCAGCCGAGGCCAGTTGCATCTGTCCCGCCACACTCTCAGCAACCTGCCCCACCCTATAATAATCAAATGCCTGGAATGCCCTATGCTTCAACATATATG TATGCACCGCCTTTTGTCCAGCCACAGAATAATGTCAATTCTTCATCACAGTTTCAGCCAATGTCTCAAGAGCAACCACATGCTGTACCGGCTGCTGGACAACCTTGGATGCCCTCCAGTAATCACCAGGCTGCAGCAGTTGTTCCGCCACAACAGCATCCAGTTCAGCAACCTACTAGTACTTCTTTCCCAGATCCT ACAGTAAATGCTCCCAATCTAACACAACCATCCCCTTCCGATTGGCAAGAGCATATGGCATCTGATGGGAGAAG GTATTACTTCAATAAAAGTACTAGACAATCTAGTTGGGAGAAACCTTTAGAATTGATGACTCCACTGGAG AGAGCTGATGCGTCAACTGTTTGGAAAGAGTACACTTCTACAGATGGGAAAAA GTATTACTACAACAAGGTTACAAGGGAATCTAAATGGACAATTCCAGAGGAGTTAAAG CTGGCTCGTGAACAAGCTCAAAGAGAACTTGCTCAGGGAACACAATCAGAAACAACTTTGACTACTCATGCCCCTCCCACTACTGCTTCAGCTGAAATACACGCTGGAGCTAGTTCAGTTGGGCCCAGCACTTCTTCAGCCCAACATGGGACAGTCTCGAGTCCAGTTGCAGTGACACCCATCTCTGCCTTCTCAAATCCTTCTCCTATGATGCCTTCAGGATCATCAGTTGCTTCGGGTGTACAGTCTTCCGTGGCAACTGGTCCTATTGGAGTTCAACCTGCTGTGGTAAATGTGTCCCCACTGCCTGCTTCTAATGTGGGGAGTACTGGCCTTTCCTCTACTATGATCAATACCAATACCAAATCAGT AGGTAATGAAACTCAAGCATCTCAAGATATAGCAGGTTCAATTGATGGAGCTTTTACTCAAGATATTGAG GAGGCAAAAAAGGGAATGGCAGTTGCTGGAAAAGTGAATGAGACTCCTTCAGAAGAGAAATCAATTGATGATGAGCCATTGGTGTATGCCAGTAAGCAG GAGGCAAAAAATGCATTCAAATCACTCCTGGAATCTGCAAATGTCCTCTCTGATTGGACCTGGGAGCAG GCAATGAGAGAGATCATTAATGACAAAATATATGGCGCTTTAAGAACACTAGGTGAGCGGAAGCAAGCATTTAATGAG tatCTGGGCCAAAGGAAAAAGCTGGAGAATGAAGAGAGACGCATAAGGCAGAAAAGGGCTCGTGAAGAATTTACAAAAATGCTGGAA GAGTCCAAGGAACTGACATCCACAATTAGATGGAG CAAAGCTGTAACTATGTTTGAAAATGATGAACGATTCAAGGCTGTTGAACGAGCTAGAGATCGGGAAGATCTCTATGAGAGCTACATTGTAGAACTTGAGAGGAAG GAGAAAGAAATCGCTGCTGCAGAGCATAGGAGGAATATATCTGAGTACAGGGAATTTCTGGAGTCCTGTGACTTTATTAAG GTGAACAGCCAGTGGCGCAAAGTTCAAGATCGCTTAGAAGATGATGAGAGATGCTTGCGTCTTGATAAGCTTGACCGCTTGCTTATATTCCAG GACTATATTCGTGACCTTgagaaggaggaagaagagcaAAAGAAGATACAAAAG GAACAATTGAGGCGGATTGAGAGGAAAAACCGAGATGAGTTTCGCAAGATTTTGGAAGAACATGCCGCTGACGGTACTCTTACAGCAAAAACTCATTGGCGCGATTACTGTATCAAG GTCAAAGAGTTGCCACAGTATGAAGCTGTTGCATTAAACACATCTGGTTCAACACCAAAAGATTTGTTTGAGGATGTTGCTGAAGATCTAGAGAAACAG TTTTTGGTAGATAAAGCACGGGTAAAGGATGCAATGAAGCAAGGGCAG ATTACAATGGTTTCATCATGGACATTTGAAGAATTTAAGGCTGCTGTTGAAAATGATATTGGCTCCCCATCGATTCCCGAGCTTAACTTAAAG CTTGCCTATGAGGAAATATTAGAGAGAGCCAAGGAGAAAGAGGAGAAAGAAGCAAAGAAGCGTCAACGAATTGCTGATGACTTCCATAAGCTTTTGCACACGTTCAAG GAAATAACTGTTTCTTCTAGTTGGGAAGATTGCAAAAATCTTTTTGAAGAGACCCAAGAATACAG ATCAGTTGGGGATGAGGACTATGGAAAGGAGCTTTTTGAGGAATATATTACAAGTTTACACGAGAAGGCTAAAGAGAAAGAACGGAAGCGTGAAGAGGAAAAG GTGAAAAAGGAGAAGgaaagagaggagaaagataaGAGGAAGGATAaggagagaaaagagaaggagaggaAGGAACGATCTAAGAAGGATGAAACAGATAGTGAAACTATTGACATGACTGATAGTCATGAACATAAAGAAGATACGAAAAGGGACAAAGACAAAGATAGGAAGCACCGGAAGCGGCATCAAAGTTCCACTGATGATGTGGGTTCTGATAAGGATGAGAAAGAGGACTCGAAGAAACACAGACATAGTAGTGACCGcaaaaaatcaagaaaa CGTGCATATACACCTGAATCTGATAGCGAAAATCGACATAGAAGACATAAGAAAGAACATCGAGACAGTTCCCGCAGAAATGGTGGGTATGAGGAACTTGAAGACGGAGAGGTCGGTGAAGATGGAGAAATTCAGTAG
- the LOC126781976 gene encoding pre-mRNA-processing protein 40A isoform X2, translated as MANNPQSSAAQYRPMIPAQQGQHFIPQGSQQFQPVGQGQPLQYSQQMQPYPLRPGQPGHAQPSSQALPMQYYQPRPVASVPPHSQQPAPPYNNQMPGMPYASTYMFQPMSQEQPHAVPAAGQPWMPSSNHQAAAVVPPQQHPVQQPTSTSFPDPTVNAPNLTQPSPSDWQEHMASDGRRYYFNKSTRQSSWEKPLELMTPLERADASTVWKEYTSTDGKKYYYNKVTRESKWTIPEELKLAREQAQRELAQGTQSETTLTTHAPPTTASAEIHAGASSVGPSTSSAQHGTVSSPVAVTPISAFSNPSPMMPSGSSVASGVQSSVATGPIGVQPAVVNVSPLPASNVGSTGLSSTMINTNTKSVGNETQASQDIAGSIDGAFTQDIEEAKKGMAVAGKVNETPSEEKSIDDEPLVYASKQEAKNAFKSLLESANVLSDWTWEQAMREIINDKIYGALRTLGERKQAFNEYLGQRKKLENEERRIRQKRAREEFTKMLEESKELTSTIRWSKAVTMFENDERFKAVERARDREDLYESYIVELERKEKEIAAAEHRRNISEYREFLESCDFIKVNSQWRKVQDRLEDDERCLRLDKLDRLLIFQDYIRDLEKEEEEQKKIQKEQLRRIERKNRDEFRKILEEHAADGTLTAKTHWRDYCIKVKELPQYEAVALNTSGSTPKDLFEDVAEDLEKQFLVDKARVKDAMKQGQITMVSSWTFEEFKAAVENDIGSPSIPELNLKLAYEEILERAKEKEEKEAKKRQRIADDFHKLLHTFKEITVSSSWEDCKNLFEETQEYRSVGDEDYGKELFEEYITSLHEKAKEKERKREEEKVKKEKEREEKDKRKDKERKEKERKERSKKDETDSETIDMTDSHEHKEDTKRDKDKDRKHRKRHQSSTDDVGSDKDEKEDSKKHRHSSDRKKSRKRAYTPESDSENRHRRHKKEHRDSSRRNGGYEELEDGEVGEDGEIQ; from the exons ATGGCGAATAACCCTCAGTCGTCAGCTGCTCAG TATCGACCGATGATACCAGCACAACAAGGACAACACTTTATTCCACAAGGCTCCCAACAGTTTCAGCCTGTGGGACAAGGTCAGCCATTGCAATATTCTCAACAAATGCAGCCGTATCCTCTCAGACCAGGTCAGCCTGGTCATGCTCAACCTTCATCACAGGCTTTACCGATGCAATATTATCAGCCGAGGCCAGTTGCATCTGTCCCGCCACACTCTCAGCAACCTGCCCCACCCTATAATAATCAAATGCCTGGAATGCCCTATGCTTCAACATATATG TTTCAGCCAATGTCTCAAGAGCAACCACATGCTGTACCGGCTGCTGGACAACCTTGGATGCCCTCCAGTAATCACCAGGCTGCAGCAGTTGTTCCGCCACAACAGCATCCAGTTCAGCAACCTACTAGTACTTCTTTCCCAGATCCT ACAGTAAATGCTCCCAATCTAACACAACCATCCCCTTCCGATTGGCAAGAGCATATGGCATCTGATGGGAGAAG GTATTACTTCAATAAAAGTACTAGACAATCTAGTTGGGAGAAACCTTTAGAATTGATGACTCCACTGGAG AGAGCTGATGCGTCAACTGTTTGGAAAGAGTACACTTCTACAGATGGGAAAAA GTATTACTACAACAAGGTTACAAGGGAATCTAAATGGACAATTCCAGAGGAGTTAAAG CTGGCTCGTGAACAAGCTCAAAGAGAACTTGCTCAGGGAACACAATCAGAAACAACTTTGACTACTCATGCCCCTCCCACTACTGCTTCAGCTGAAATACACGCTGGAGCTAGTTCAGTTGGGCCCAGCACTTCTTCAGCCCAACATGGGACAGTCTCGAGTCCAGTTGCAGTGACACCCATCTCTGCCTTCTCAAATCCTTCTCCTATGATGCCTTCAGGATCATCAGTTGCTTCGGGTGTACAGTCTTCCGTGGCAACTGGTCCTATTGGAGTTCAACCTGCTGTGGTAAATGTGTCCCCACTGCCTGCTTCTAATGTGGGGAGTACTGGCCTTTCCTCTACTATGATCAATACCAATACCAAATCAGT AGGTAATGAAACTCAAGCATCTCAAGATATAGCAGGTTCAATTGATGGAGCTTTTACTCAAGATATTGAG GAGGCAAAAAAGGGAATGGCAGTTGCTGGAAAAGTGAATGAGACTCCTTCAGAAGAGAAATCAATTGATGATGAGCCATTGGTGTATGCCAGTAAGCAG GAGGCAAAAAATGCATTCAAATCACTCCTGGAATCTGCAAATGTCCTCTCTGATTGGACCTGGGAGCAG GCAATGAGAGAGATCATTAATGACAAAATATATGGCGCTTTAAGAACACTAGGTGAGCGGAAGCAAGCATTTAATGAG tatCTGGGCCAAAGGAAAAAGCTGGAGAATGAAGAGAGACGCATAAGGCAGAAAAGGGCTCGTGAAGAATTTACAAAAATGCTGGAA GAGTCCAAGGAACTGACATCCACAATTAGATGGAG CAAAGCTGTAACTATGTTTGAAAATGATGAACGATTCAAGGCTGTTGAACGAGCTAGAGATCGGGAAGATCTCTATGAGAGCTACATTGTAGAACTTGAGAGGAAG GAGAAAGAAATCGCTGCTGCAGAGCATAGGAGGAATATATCTGAGTACAGGGAATTTCTGGAGTCCTGTGACTTTATTAAG GTGAACAGCCAGTGGCGCAAAGTTCAAGATCGCTTAGAAGATGATGAGAGATGCTTGCGTCTTGATAAGCTTGACCGCTTGCTTATATTCCAG GACTATATTCGTGACCTTgagaaggaggaagaagagcaAAAGAAGATACAAAAG GAACAATTGAGGCGGATTGAGAGGAAAAACCGAGATGAGTTTCGCAAGATTTTGGAAGAACATGCCGCTGACGGTACTCTTACAGCAAAAACTCATTGGCGCGATTACTGTATCAAG GTCAAAGAGTTGCCACAGTATGAAGCTGTTGCATTAAACACATCTGGTTCAACACCAAAAGATTTGTTTGAGGATGTTGCTGAAGATCTAGAGAAACAG TTTTTGGTAGATAAAGCACGGGTAAAGGATGCAATGAAGCAAGGGCAG ATTACAATGGTTTCATCATGGACATTTGAAGAATTTAAGGCTGCTGTTGAAAATGATATTGGCTCCCCATCGATTCCCGAGCTTAACTTAAAG CTTGCCTATGAGGAAATATTAGAGAGAGCCAAGGAGAAAGAGGAGAAAGAAGCAAAGAAGCGTCAACGAATTGCTGATGACTTCCATAAGCTTTTGCACACGTTCAAG GAAATAACTGTTTCTTCTAGTTGGGAAGATTGCAAAAATCTTTTTGAAGAGACCCAAGAATACAG ATCAGTTGGGGATGAGGACTATGGAAAGGAGCTTTTTGAGGAATATATTACAAGTTTACACGAGAAGGCTAAAGAGAAAGAACGGAAGCGTGAAGAGGAAAAG GTGAAAAAGGAGAAGgaaagagaggagaaagataaGAGGAAGGATAaggagagaaaagagaaggagaggaAGGAACGATCTAAGAAGGATGAAACAGATAGTGAAACTATTGACATGACTGATAGTCATGAACATAAAGAAGATACGAAAAGGGACAAAGACAAAGATAGGAAGCACCGGAAGCGGCATCAAAGTTCCACTGATGATGTGGGTTCTGATAAGGATGAGAAAGAGGACTCGAAGAAACACAGACATAGTAGTGACCGcaaaaaatcaagaaaa CGTGCATATACACCTGAATCTGATAGCGAAAATCGACATAGAAGACATAAGAAAGAACATCGAGACAGTTCCCGCAGAAATGGTGGGTATGAGGAACTTGAAGACGGAGAGGTCGGTGAAGATGGAGAAATTCAGTAG